Proteins encoded by one window of Pelmatolapia mariae isolate MD_Pm_ZW linkage group LG14, Pm_UMD_F_2, whole genome shotgun sequence:
- the strn4 gene encoding striatin-4, with product MEADRTGGGSNPNSGGGGGSSGAGRNPNGPKAGPGQATSAGGTGAMAAAAAAAAGAVPGPLQQSREPQDGESGMTLPGILHFIQYEWGRFQAEKYRWEAERDELRAQVAFLQGERKGQENMKQDLVRRIKMLEYALKQERAKHQKLKTGNDQSPGDKKPETEADQLPNGPAESDSEPANQMSWKEGRQLLRKYLEEVGYSDTILDMRSKRVRSLLGRSSPEANGPPPSESCPEPEPRAGGESLLVRQIEEQIKRNAGKESSKERVGGSVLDKIPFLHGCEDDDEDDSDEEDEFQGMATDCIDGPRKSKKSRVKMGSEPMTTDLDPEDEEDEDDSEDALNEFDFLGSGEDGEGAGEARISGDGRELENRRNKLQGMMSDFPPKPTPPPSVSGQARSGEGGALGFSSDVFIMDAVGGGDMNLGELADLTVANDNDLSMDLQDNREEFKKTWNPRFTLRSHFDAIRALTFHPSQAVLLTASEDGTLKLWNLNKAMHSKKNAALDVEPIYTFRAHCGAVLSLTMGEDGESCYSGGLDGSIRCWKMPDLNVDPYDNYDPGVESSVLAGHEDSVWGLTYSAVHHRLASCSADGTIRIWDPQDSSPCMSVFNKEREHGTPTSVAFVATDPNQVVVSFDGGETLLYDLNTEQSVTMLDTQTKDGSELINRVVSHPSEPISITAHENRTIRFLDNKTGKVVHSMVAHLDAVTCLTTDPKGTYLISGSHDCSVRLWMLDNRTCVQEITAHRKKHDEAIHDVAFHSSQPFIASAGADALAKIFV from the exons ATGGAGGCGGACAGAACCGGCGGAGGATCTAACCCGAACTCCGGAGGCGGCGGCGGCAGCAGTGGAGCGGGGCGCAACCCAAACGGGCCTAAAGCAGGACCGGGCCAGGCGACATCAGCTGGTGGGACCGGGGCAATGGCAGCGGCCGCAGCAGCAGCCGCCGGGGCCGTCCCCGGACCGTTGCAGCAGTCACGGGAGCCGCAGGACGGGGAGTCGGGGATGACGCTTCCTGGGATCCTGCACTTCATCCAGTACGAGTGGGGACGCTTCCAGGCCGAGAAATACCGCTGGGAGGCTGAGAGAGACGAACTCAGG GCTCAGGTTGCGTTTCTTCAGGGTGAGAGGAAAGGGCAGGAGAATATGAAACAGGACCTGGTGAGGCGAATCAAAATGCTGGAGTACGCCCTCAAACAAGAGAG GGCTAAGCACCAAAAGCTGAAGACAGGAAATGACCAGAGTCCTGGGGACAAGAAACCAGAGACAGAGGCAGATCAAC TTCCCAATGGGCCGGCTGAGTCAGATTCAGAGCCAGCCAATCAGATGTCCTGGAAGGAGGGACGTcagctactacgcaa ATATCTTGAGGAAGTGGGTTATTCAGACACCATTCTGGACATGCGTTCTAAGCGCGTGCGCTCCCTTCTTGGGCGGAGCAGCCCTGAAGCTAACGGGCCCCCACCCAGTGAAAGCTGTCCTGAGCCTGAGCCACGAGCAGGTGGAGAGTCCTTGTTGGTCAGACAAATAGAGGAACAGATAAAAAG GAATGCGGGCAAAGAAAGCTCTAAGGAACGTGTGGGGGGTTCAGTGCTGGATAAGATCCCCTTCCTGCATGGCTGTGAGGACGATGACGAAGATGACAGTGACGAGGAAGATGAATTCCAAGGCATGGCCACCGATTGCATCGATGGCCCGCGCAAGAGCAAAAAGTCTCGCGTGAAG ATGGGTTCGGAACCTATGACCACAGATCTGGACCCTGAAGACGAAGAGGACGAGGACGACTCGGAAGACGCCCTCAATGAGTTTGACTTCCTGGGCTCAGGGGAGGATGGGGAGGGGGCGGGAGAGGCCCGGATCTCAGGGGATGGACGGGAGTTAG AAAACCGCAGGAACAAGTTACAAGGAATGATGTCAGATTTCCCCCCTAAACCTACCCCGCCCCCTTCTGTATCCGGACAGGCTCGCTCCGGGGAAG GTGGTGCCCTGGGTTTCTCCTCTGATGTCTTCATCATGGATGCTGTTGGCGGAGGTGACATGAACCTGGGAGAGCTGGCTGATCTCACTGTTGCCAATGACAATGATCTTTCCATGGAT TTGCAGGATAACAGAGAGGAGTTTAAAAAGACATGGAACCCCCGATTCACACTACGCAGCCACTTTGACGCCATCCGCGCTTTGACCTTTCACCCGAGCCAAGCAGTGCTGCTCACAGCCTCTGAGGATGGCACACTTAAACTCTGGAACCTCAACAAGGCAATGCACTCTAAAAA GAATGCCGCTTTGGACGTTGAGCCCATCTATACATTTAGAGCACACTG TGGAGCTGTTCTTTCACTGACGATGGGTGAAGATGGAGAGTCCTGCTACAGTGGAGGTCTAGATGGATCCATCAGGTGTTGGAAGATGCCGGACCTGAATGTGGATCCCTATGATAACTATG ATCCTGGTGTTGAAAGCAGTGTACTAGCAGGCCACGAGGACAGCGTGTGGGGTCTGACTTACTCCGCAGTTCACCATCGTCTTGCCTCATGCTCAGCAGATGGCACCATTCGTATCTGGGATCCTCAGGACTCATCCCCCTGCATGTCTGTCTTCAATAAGGAGAGAG agCACGGAACACCCACCTCAGTGGCGTTTGTGGCCACTGATCCCAACCAGGTGGTGGTGTCATTTGATGGCGGTGAGACCCTCCTGTATGACctcaacacagagcagagcgtCACTATGCTAGATACACAGACCAAAGATG GCAGTGAGCTGATCAACCGTGTCGTCAGTCACCCATCTGAGCCCATCTCCATCACTGCACACGAGAACCGCACCATCCGCTTCCTAGACAACAAGACAG GTAAAGTTGTCCACTCGATGGTTGCCCACTTGGATGCGGTCACCTGTCTTACTACAGACCCTAAAGGCACTTACCTCATCTCTGGCA GCCACGACTGCTCGGTGCGCTTATGGATGCTGGACAACAGGACGTGCGTGCAGGAGATCACTGCCCACAGGAAGAAGCATGATGAGGCCATTCATGACGTGGCCTTCCACTCTTCCCAGCCCTTCATTGCCAGCGCCGGCGCAGATGCACTTGCCAAAATCTTTGTCTGA